Proteins encoded by one window of Candidatus Zixiibacteriota bacterium:
- a CDS encoding S9 family peptidase, whose product MLKKIPTILEKHGRKRIDPYYWLRERENPEVLAYLRAENERAERETAHLRALEDALFEEIKARFKPADQSVPYRKCGYFYYTRFEEGKEYPILARKRGSLDAAEEIMLDGNELARGHEFFSIGGWAVSSGSDVLAYATDTVGRRVYTIHFKNLTTGETLDEAIPEATESLAWANDNRTLFYAKQDPVTLRSCRIFRHALGSDPSRDVLVFEETDETFSTYVFKTKSNRFIMIVSSQTLSQECRYLEADDPESEPRLLLARQRDHEYYVEHFEDRFLIRTNRGAKNFRLVAAPVEHPAEENWVEIVPHREDVLLSDFEVFARHLAVEERRRGLVHIRVIPWSGGAGHELVFDEPSYRAGFGDNPELDTALLRIEYTSMKTPVSIYDHDMDTGERRLLKREEVLGGFDPDDYVAERLYAQADGVEVPISIVYRRGVEKNGRNPLLLYGYGAYGLSTDAAFSSPRLSLIDRGFVYAIAHVRGGQELGRSWYEDGKLLKKKNTFTDFIACAEHLIREGYTCPDLLFAMGRSAGGLLMGAIANMRPDLFKGIVAEVPFVDVVTTMLDPSVPLTTGEYDEWGDPNDEKYFDYMLSYSPYDNVEAKDYPHMLITAGLHDSQVQYWEPAKWVAKLRELKTDRNRLLFKTNMEAGHGGASGRFRRYRETAFCYAFLLDLAGRAGRTS is encoded by the coding sequence ATGTTGAAGAAGATCCCGACGATCCTCGAAAAGCACGGGAGGAAGCGCATCGACCCTTACTACTGGCTGCGCGAGCGGGAGAACCCGGAGGTCCTGGCGTATCTCAGGGCGGAAAACGAGCGCGCCGAGAGGGAAACCGCTCACCTCAGGGCGCTCGAGGACGCCCTGTTCGAGGAAATCAAGGCGCGCTTCAAGCCGGCTGACCAGTCGGTGCCTTACCGCAAATGCGGCTATTTCTACTACACCCGCTTCGAGGAAGGAAAGGAATATCCGATCCTGGCTCGAAAGCGCGGCTCGCTCGATGCTGCGGAAGAGATCATGCTCGACGGGAACGAGCTTGCGCGCGGGCACGAGTTTTTCTCGATCGGCGGCTGGGCGGTCAGCTCCGGCAGCGACGTTCTCGCCTACGCTACGGACACCGTGGGGCGGAGGGTCTATACCATTCACTTCAAGAATCTGACCACGGGGGAAACGCTCGATGAGGCGATTCCCGAGGCGACCGAGAGCCTCGCGTGGGCCAACGACAACCGCACGCTATTCTACGCCAAGCAGGATCCGGTCACGCTCCGGTCGTGCCGGATCTTCCGGCATGCGCTGGGGAGCGATCCCTCGCGGGACGTTCTCGTTTTCGAGGAGACCGACGAAACCTTTTCGACCTACGTATTCAAGACCAAGTCGAACCGGTTCATCATGATCGTCTCCTCGCAGACCCTCAGCCAGGAGTGCCGCTATCTGGAAGCCGACGATCCCGAGAGCGAACCGCGACTGCTGCTGGCGCGCCAGCGCGACCACGAGTATTACGTCGAGCATTTCGAGGACCGCTTCCTGATCCGGACGAACCGCGGGGCGAAGAATTTTCGCCTGGTCGCGGCGCCCGTGGAGCATCCGGCCGAGGAAAACTGGGTGGAGATCGTTCCACACCGCGAGGACGTGCTGCTGAGCGATTTCGAGGTGTTCGCCCGCCACCTGGCGGTCGAGGAGCGCCGCCGGGGGCTGGTTCACATCCGCGTGATCCCCTGGAGCGGCGGGGCGGGGCACGAGCTGGTTTTCGACGAGCCAAGCTATCGGGCTGGCTTCGGCGACAATCCCGAGCTGGACACCGCGCTGCTGCGCATCGAGTACACCTCGATGAAAACCCCGGTCTCGATCTACGACCACGACATGGACACCGGCGAGCGGCGGCTGCTGAAACGCGAGGAGGTGCTGGGCGGCTTCGACCCGGACGACTACGTCGCCGAACGCCTCTACGCGCAGGCGGACGGCGTGGAGGTTCCGATCTCGATCGTTTACCGCCGCGGCGTCGAGAAAAACGGGCGCAACCCGCTGCTGCTCTACGGCTACGGCGCGTACGGCCTGAGCACGGACGCCGCGTTCTCGTCGCCGCGCCTGAGCCTGATCGATCGCGGCTTCGTCTACGCGATCGCCCACGTGCGCGGCGGCCAGGAGCTCGGCCGGTCGTGGTACGAGGACGGCAAGCTGCTGAAGAAGAAAAACACCTTCACCGACTTCATCGCATGCGCCGAGCATCTGATCAGGGAGGGCTATACCTGCCCGGATCTGCTCTTCGCCATGGGGCGGAGCGCGGGCGGGCTTCTCATGGGGGCGATCGCCAACATGCGGCCGGATCTTTTCAAGGGAATCGTGGCCGAAGTGCCGTTCGTCGACGTGGTCACCACCATGCTCGACCCGTCCGTGCCGCTCACCACCGGAGAGTACGACGAATGGGGAGATCCGAACGACGAGAAGTATTTCGACTACATGCTTTCCTATTCCCCTTACGACAACGTCGAGGCGAAAGACTACCCGCACATGCTGATCACTGCGGGCCTTCACGATTCGCAGGTCCAATACTGGGAGCCCGCCAAATGGGTGGCGAAGCTGCGGGAGCTGAAGACCGACCGCAACCGGCTGCTGTTCAAGACCAACATGGAAGCCGGTCACGGCGGGGCGTCCGGCCGTTTCCGGCGGTACCGCGAGACCGCGTTTTGCTACGCTTTTCTGCTCGATCTGGCGGGCCGCGCCGGCCGGACTTCTTGA